A part of Planococcus sp. MB-3u-03 genomic DNA contains:
- a CDS encoding ABC transporter ATP-binding protein yields the protein MTRENDKVLTIHNLTMNYGGKKVLNGINLEVARGEIIGYIGPNGAGKSTTVKIMLGLIDDYQGQVVIFGQDISSGDPSYKKKIGYVPENAEAYDNLTAMEYLVFTGELYGMDRDAAQSKAERLLGQFELRDVGHSRLSSFSKGMKQKVLIIASLLHDPDLLFWDEPLSGLDANSMMVIQEILAQLAAQGKTIFYSSHIMDLVEKISNRIVLLVKGEVVADATFEELKEMSEEGSLSGIFNQLTGFTEHRSKAKDFVSIVQGDEEYA from the coding sequence ATGACTAGAGAAAACGATAAGGTGCTAACAATTCACAATCTGACGATGAATTATGGTGGCAAAAAAGTATTGAATGGAATCAATCTTGAAGTGGCGAGAGGCGAAATCATCGGTTACATCGGGCCAAACGGTGCGGGCAAAAGCACGACCGTGAAAATCATGCTCGGGCTGATCGATGATTACCAGGGGCAAGTGGTGATTTTCGGGCAGGATATTTCGTCCGGCGATCCATCTTACAAAAAGAAAATCGGTTATGTTCCGGAAAATGCGGAAGCCTACGATAATCTGACGGCGATGGAGTATTTGGTGTTTACCGGAGAACTGTATGGCATGGACCGGGACGCTGCGCAGTCGAAAGCAGAGCGGCTGCTGGGGCAATTCGAATTGCGGGATGTCGGCCATTCCCGGCTGTCTTCATTTTCAAAAGGCATGAAGCAAAAAGTGCTGATCATCGCGAGCTTGCTTCATGACCCGGATTTATTGTTTTGGGATGAGCCGCTCAGTGGGCTTGATGCCAATAGTATGATGGTCATCCAGGAAATCCTGGCGCAATTGGCGGCTCAAGGGAAAACGATTTTTTATTCGTCACATATCATGGACCTCGTGGAGAAAATCAGCAACCGCATCGTTCTGCTGGTAAAAGGGGAAGTGGTAGCGGATGCGACGTTTGAAGAACTGAAGGAAATGAGTGAGGAAGGCTCGCTTTCCGGGATTTTCAATCAATTGACCGGCTTTACCGAGCACCGCAGCAAGGCCAAGGATTTTGTGTCGATCGTCCAGGGAGACGAGGAGTATGCGTGA
- a CDS encoding flavin-containing monooxygenase, translating to MERQHQAKRIRKAKIIVIGTGFSGIAAAARLLQQGERDLLILERGHDVGGVWRDNQYPGCACDVESHLYSLSFAPNPGWSRKFSPQAEIQSYLQKCAAEFGLMRHICFHHEVQRLDWDEPTREWLIQTNMGEFAADIVVGAVGALSQPSIPELEGIERFQGEVFHSAQWPADFDPAEKRIAVVGTGASAIQFIPHIQPQAGLLHVFQRTPAWVIPQQDKAIKAERQQAYRRFPVLQKMARLNIYTKREAMVFGFRHPNWLKAVEKLAVKHMNEAIKDPALRAKLTPDYRIGCKRILLSNSYYPALAESNVEVHTTGITKVVEDAVIDAQGKRIPVDSIIFGTGFQVTEFPIARHIYGRAGHSLKEEWNGSPKAYLGTTITGFPNLFLIQGPNTGLGHTSVILMIEAQVNHLLNALKYMKRRRLEMIEPKVGAQERFVEETDRLMKGTVWTSGGCRSWYLDQTGRNSTLWPGTTLSFMKKAGQFNKEDYIATK from the coding sequence ATGGAACGTCAACATCAGGCAAAGAGAATCCGAAAAGCCAAAATCATCGTGATCGGTACCGGATTTTCCGGCATTGCAGCCGCCGCGCGCCTCTTGCAACAAGGCGAGCGCGATCTGCTTATTTTGGAGCGCGGCCATGATGTGGGCGGCGTTTGGCGGGACAACCAGTATCCGGGTTGTGCATGCGATGTGGAGTCGCATCTCTACTCGCTGTCATTCGCTCCGAATCCTGGCTGGAGCCGGAAATTTTCGCCCCAAGCCGAAATCCAAAGCTATCTGCAAAAATGCGCGGCTGAGTTCGGGCTCATGCGTCATATCTGTTTTCATCACGAAGTCCAGCGCTTGGATTGGGATGAGCCGACCCGCGAATGGCTGATCCAGACGAACATGGGGGAATTTGCTGCCGATATCGTGGTAGGCGCGGTAGGGGCGCTCAGCCAACCTTCCATTCCTGAACTTGAAGGTATCGAACGGTTTCAGGGCGAGGTGTTTCATTCGGCGCAGTGGCCGGCGGATTTCGACCCGGCAGAAAAACGCATCGCAGTTGTCGGCACGGGTGCTTCCGCTATTCAATTCATTCCGCATATCCAGCCGCAAGCGGGGCTTCTCCACGTGTTTCAGCGCACGCCGGCTTGGGTCATTCCGCAACAAGATAAAGCCATCAAGGCCGAGCGACAGCAAGCCTATCGCAGGTTCCCCGTTCTTCAGAAAATGGCGCGGTTGAACATTTACACGAAACGTGAGGCGATGGTTTTCGGTTTCCGTCATCCAAACTGGTTGAAAGCGGTAGAGAAGCTAGCCGTCAAACATATGAACGAAGCAATCAAAGATCCGGCTTTGAGAGCGAAACTGACGCCTGATTACCGGATTGGCTGCAAGCGGATCTTGCTGTCGAATAGCTATTATCCTGCACTGGCAGAATCGAATGTAGAAGTGCATACGACCGGCATAACAAAAGTTGTGGAAGATGCCGTCATCGATGCACAGGGCAAGCGCATTCCAGTAGACAGCATCATTTTCGGCACCGGATTCCAGGTCACGGAGTTCCCGATTGCTCGGCACATTTACGGCCGGGCAGGACATTCGTTGAAAGAAGAATGGAATGGCAGTCCGAAAGCATATCTCGGCACCACCATTACCGGCTTTCCGAATTTATTTCTGATTCAAGGGCCGAACACAGGGCTTGGGCATACGTCGGTTATTCTTATGATCGAAGCGCAAGTGAATCATCTGCTGAATGCGTTGAAGTACATGAAGCGCAGGCGGCTCGAAATGATTGAGCCGAAAGTGGGCGCTCAAGAGCGGTTTGTTGAAGAAACGGATCGATTGATGAAAGGAACAGTCTGGACTTCCGGAGGCTGCCGCAGCTGGTATCTCGATCAAACCGGCAGAAATTCGACGCTATGGCCGGGAACTACGCTGTCGTTTATGAAAAAAGCGGGCCAGTTTAACAAGGAGGATTATATCGCCACTAAGTAA
- a CDS encoding CPBP family intramembrane glutamic endopeptidase, whose product MVREKKPRFVLGLMTVASIVSISLLLQAAADPFLNSIVMLLVFYIVLPGWICSYYFQKRGVKLRQVVFFRGIARWLLPIAGLTFLLMVFSMSIYWLLLRGLMATAPALVNLFLTPQPLPDIVWYLAATGFIVAIVAPIAEEFVFRGVILNQLMDVFGLWKGIGITSLIFAVFHLNFFGAFLFAVIASILYVKTGNLLAPILLHSANNTLAVYQAFANTSFMEWLTVTSVNDLYTKAAPNLIALIASTVLQSRHYRIKKCPRYSKRRTQLIMNKRTSHSFLTK is encoded by the coding sequence ATGGTCAGGGAAAAGAAGCCACGGTTTGTTCTCGGTTTGATGACAGTCGCATCCATCGTCTCGATTTCTCTCTTGTTGCAAGCTGCCGCCGACCCATTCCTGAACAGCATTGTCATGCTGCTCGTTTTCTATATCGTCCTGCCGGGATGGATTTGCAGCTATTACTTCCAAAAGCGCGGCGTAAAACTGCGCCAGGTCGTCTTCTTCCGCGGCATCGCCCGCTGGCTGCTGCCGATTGCCGGGCTTACGTTCTTGCTTATGGTGTTTTCCATGAGCATTTATTGGCTATTGCTGCGCGGGCTCATGGCGACAGCGCCTGCCCTCGTAAATCTCTTCCTCACCCCGCAGCCCCTCCCCGATATCGTTTGGTACTTGGCCGCGACCGGTTTCATCGTCGCCATCGTTGCGCCGATCGCCGAAGAATTCGTCTTCCGCGGCGTCATTTTGAATCAGCTGATGGATGTATTCGGCTTATGGAAAGGCATCGGCATCACGAGCCTGATCTTCGCTGTCTTTCACCTTAATTTTTTCGGCGCCTTCCTGTTCGCGGTCATCGCGTCCATCCTGTATGTCAAAACCGGCAATTTGCTGGCGCCCATTTTGCTGCATAGCGCCAACAACACACTCGCCGTGTACCAAGCCTTCGCCAACACCTCATTTATGGAATGGCTGACGGTGACGAGCGTCAACGACCTGTATACTAAAGCCGCGCCGAACCTCATTGCGCTGATTGCCAGCACGGTTCTTCAAAGTAGGCACTACAGAATAAAAAAATGCCCTCGCTATTCAAAGCGCAGGACACAGCTCATTATGAACAAACGCACATCTCATTCTTTCCTCACAAAATAA
- a CDS encoding aromatic acid exporter family protein, translated as MRSFQFAGSRIVKTGLAIFLTATICLWFNWPPVFAVITAIVTIEPTVSDSIKKGLVRFPASAIGSAFAVFFITLFGNSPITYTLAAVATILVCFRLNLHAGLLVATLTSVAMVEVIHDNFLFSFFIRLGTTTIGLVVSTAVNMLVFPPNYSTAILKSIHGISGRAGSMLEHTFRTILFDGDANLQEDQKIVKQLTTEIRKTEKLVHFQRDEASLYPWVRNREAELQMAERQLLFLDNFEYHLNALLRAPFQQIQWTKAEREIIMDAVMALADDLRHSINFDHEKHQAQLKSITNLFWENSKRVPADDALHPTLFPPEFTILYELITIYDLVDKFFDPNSVKAVQEAEQS; from the coding sequence ATGCGATCCTTTCAATTCGCTGGCAGTCGAATAGTAAAAACCGGGTTGGCCATCTTTTTGACTGCCACGATTTGTCTATGGTTTAACTGGCCGCCTGTCTTTGCGGTCATCACAGCGATCGTGACAATCGAACCGACCGTCAGTGATTCGATAAAAAAAGGGTTGGTCCGCTTCCCTGCTTCGGCTATCGGTTCAGCCTTTGCCGTGTTCTTTATCACCTTGTTCGGGAATTCCCCGATTACCTATACGCTTGCCGCAGTCGCCACGATCCTGGTCTGTTTCCGGCTCAATCTACATGCCGGCTTGCTGGTTGCGACATTAACCTCTGTCGCGATGGTGGAAGTCATCCATGACAATTTCCTGTTCTCGTTCTTCATCCGTTTAGGGACGACAACAATCGGCCTGGTCGTCTCGACCGCCGTCAATATGCTTGTGTTCCCGCCAAATTACAGCACCGCTATCTTAAAAAGCATCCACGGTATCAGCGGGCGTGCCGGAAGCATGCTTGAACATACTTTCCGCACTATCCTCTTCGACGGAGATGCAAATCTTCAGGAAGATCAAAAGATCGTGAAGCAGCTGACGACCGAAATCCGTAAGACCGAGAAACTGGTACATTTTCAACGCGACGAAGCGAGCCTATACCCTTGGGTCCGCAACCGCGAAGCCGAACTTCAAATGGCGGAACGGCAATTGCTGTTTCTCGATAACTTCGAATACCACTTGAATGCTTTGCTTCGCGCCCCGTTCCAACAAATCCAGTGGACAAAAGCCGAGCGGGAAATCATTATGGATGCCGTTATGGCACTTGCAGACGACTTGCGGCATTCCATCAATTTCGATCACGAAAAACACCAAGCGCAATTGAAAAGCATCACCAATCTGTTTTGGGAAAACAGTAAACGTGTGCCAGCAGATGACGCACTTCACCCAACTCTGTTCCCTCCAGAATTCACGATTCTATACGAACTCATCACCATCTACGATTTGGTCGATAAATTTTTCGATCCGAATAGCGTAAAAGCCGTGCAGGAAGCAGAACAATCATAA
- a CDS encoding DUF819 family protein encodes MENSLIQADDLLTLWGIIVIVAAMSIVLEQKYSWAGKISGAVIALVSAIILSNIGIIPTASPAYDAVWAFIVPLAIPLLLFHVNFKKIWKESGRMLLIFLISSIGTVAGTILSFFLLKDTIPFLDRIGGMMSASYVGGGVNFAAMTAKFEAPEDLVSAAVVADNLMMALVFITLMAIPTFGFFRKTYPHPHVTQVEREAGANGGKTNAENFWKRQDISLKDIAMSLGTAFFLVVVATKIAEFFAGIIPSGEEVGFGWNLLSGLIGDQYLVLTTLTFLALALFPRYFDGINGSQEIGTFLIYLFFVVIGIPASIPLIVQNAPLLLVFVAVIVIVNLTVSLTAGKLLKYDLEEILLVVNANVGGPTTAAAMAIAKGWRELIGPILVVGTIGYVIGNYIGTTLGLWFATMM; translated from the coding sequence ATGGAGAATTCATTAATCCAGGCAGATGATCTGCTGACATTATGGGGCATCATCGTTATCGTCGCGGCGATGAGCATTGTGCTCGAGCAGAAGTACAGCTGGGCTGGGAAGATTTCCGGCGCTGTCATTGCGCTCGTTTCTGCCATCATCTTATCGAATATCGGGATTATCCCGACGGCGTCGCCTGCGTATGATGCGGTGTGGGCGTTTATCGTGCCGCTCGCAATCCCGCTGTTGTTGTTCCATGTGAACTTCAAGAAGATCTGGAAGGAAAGTGGTCGCATGCTGCTGATTTTCCTGATCAGTTCGATCGGGACGGTCGCCGGGACGATCCTCAGCTTCTTCTTGTTAAAAGACACGATTCCGTTTCTCGACCGTATCGGCGGCATGATGAGCGCCTCTTATGTCGGAGGCGGTGTTAACTTTGCGGCGATGACGGCGAAGTTTGAAGCGCCGGAAGATTTGGTGTCCGCTGCGGTCGTTGCGGATAATTTGATGATGGCGCTCGTGTTCATCACGTTGATGGCGATTCCGACATTCGGTTTCTTCCGGAAAACCTACCCGCATCCGCATGTTACGCAAGTGGAGCGGGAAGCTGGCGCGAACGGCGGCAAGACCAACGCCGAAAACTTCTGGAAGCGCCAGGATATTTCCTTGAAAGATATCGCCATGTCACTCGGGACGGCGTTTTTCCTCGTGGTGGTTGCGACGAAGATCGCTGAGTTTTTTGCCGGCATCATTCCGTCCGGAGAAGAAGTCGGGTTCGGCTGGAACTTGCTAAGCGGCTTGATCGGCGACCAGTATTTGGTGCTGACGACTTTGACATTCCTTGCGCTCGCCTTGTTCCCGCGTTATTTCGATGGCATCAACGGCAGCCAGGAAATCGGGACCTTCTTGATTTATTTATTCTTCGTGGTCATCGGTATTCCGGCGTCCATTCCGTTGATCGTCCAAAACGCACCGCTATTGTTGGTCTTTGTCGCGGTCATTGTGATCGTCAACTTGACGGTATCGCTGACGGCCGGGAAATTACTGAAGTACGACCTGGAAGAGATTTTATTGGTCGTTAACGCCAACGTCGGCGGCCCGACAACCGCGGCTGCAATGGCGATCGCCAAAGGCTGGCGCGAACTGATCGGACCGATTTTGGTGGTCGGGACGATTGGCTATGTGATCGGCAACTATATCGGCACGACGCTTGGATTGTGGTTTGCGACGATGATGTAG
- a CDS encoding YfiT family bacillithiol transferase, whose protein sequence is MDVKFPIGHMQVPEQVTNEDVNNWLREINSYTTRLREVVDSLKDEDLNKTYREGSWTVRQLVHHIADSQLSLYQRLKMALTEYQPTVSEFDQDKWAYLPDNRLPVESSIRILEGLNERIVALGNYVTGTQLERVFIHETDGEVRVAENLAKLSWHEEHHLAHIRIALGMEL, encoded by the coding sequence ATGGACGTGAAATTTCCGATTGGGCACATGCAAGTTCCGGAACAAGTAACGAATGAAGATGTCAACAATTGGCTCAGGGAAATCAATAGCTACACGACGCGGCTTCGCGAAGTGGTGGATTCCTTGAAAGATGAGGACTTGAACAAGACTTATCGAGAAGGCAGCTGGACAGTCCGGCAGCTCGTGCACCATATTGCGGATTCGCAATTGTCTCTCTATCAGCGCCTGAAAATGGCATTGACGGAATACCAGCCGACCGTGTCTGAGTTCGACCAGGACAAATGGGCGTATCTGCCGGATAATCGCCTGCCGGTGGAAAGTTCGATCCGCATACTTGAAGGGCTGAACGAGCGGATTGTCGCGCTCGGGAACTATGTGACAGGCACGCAATTGGAGCGCGTCTTCATCCACGAAACAGACGGGGAGGTTCGCGTCGCTGAAAACCTCGCGAAGCTATCCTGGCACGAAGAGCATCATCTGGCGCATATTCGGATCGCGTTGGGTATGGAGCTTTAG